One window from the genome of Malus domestica chromosome 01, GDT2T_hap1 encodes:
- the LOC139196959 gene encoding probable mannitol dehydrogenase, whose product MVMSAEQEHPKKAFGWAARDSSGIFSPFKFSRRETGEKDVMFKVLYCGICHSDLHMAKNDWGISTYPLVPGHEIVGVVTDVGSKVQKFNAGDKVGVGSMVGSCTSCENCTNNLENYCPEWIITFGAKYYDGTPTYGGYSDIMVANEHFVVRIPETLPLDGAAPLLCAGITTYSPLRYFGLDKPGMHVGVVGLGGLGHVAVKFAKAMGVKVTVISTSPNKKDEAIEHLCADSFLVSHDEDQMQAAMGTLDGIIDTVSAVHPLLPLIGLLKSHGKLVMVGAQEKPLELPVFPLLVGRKIVAGSGIGGMKETQEMIDFAAKHSITADIEVIPMDYVNIAMERLLKGDVRYRFVIDIGNTLKSTL is encoded by the exons ATGGTGATGTCTGCAGAACAAGAACATCCCAAGAAAGCCTTTGGTTGGGCTGCCAGGGATTCATCTGGCATTTTCTCTCCCTTCAAATTCTCAAGAAG AGAAACGGGCGAGAAAGATGTGATGTTCAAAGTGTTATACTGTGGGATATGTCATTCGGACCTTCACATGGCCAAGAACGACTGGGGAATTTCTACCTATCCATTGGTTCCCGG ACATGAAATTGTTGGTGTAGTGACAGATGTAGGGAGCAAAGTACAAAAATTCAATGCCGGAGACAAGGTAGGTGTTGGAAGCATGGTGGGATCATGTACATCTTGTGAAAATTGTACCAACAATCTTGAAAATTACTGCCCCGAATGGATAATCACTTTTGGTGCCAAGTACTACGACGGAACCCCCACATATGGAGGTTACTCTGACATCATGGTCGCCAATGAGCACTTTGTAGTCCGTATCCCAGAAACCCTTCCCCTTGATGGAGCGGCTCCTCTCCTATGTGCGGGGATTACAACTTACAGCCCTTTGAGATATTTCGGACTTGACAAACCCGGTATGCATGTGGGTGTGGTGGGTTTAGGCGGTCTAGGCCATGTGGCTGTCAAGTTTGCTAAGGCTATGGGGGTTAAGGTGACTGTCATCAGTACCTCCCCTAATAAGAAGGATGAAGCAATTGAACATCTCTGTGCTGATTCGTTTTTGGTCAGCCACGATGAAGATCAAATGCAG GCTGCCATGGGCACATTGGATGGTATCATTGACACGGTTTCTGCAGTCCACCCTCTATTGCCTTTGATTGGTTTGTTGAAGTCTCACGGAAAGCTAGTGATGGTTGGAGCACAAGAGAAGCCTCTTGAGCTTCCAGTTTTTCCTTTGCTCGTGG GAAGGAAGATAGTAGCTGGGAGTGGCATTGGGGGCATGAAGGAGACGCAAGAGATGATTGATTTCGCAGCCAAGCACAGCATAACAGCTGATATTGAGGTTATCCCAATGGATTATGTGAACATTGCCATGGAGCGCCTTCTTAAAGGAGATGTCAGATATCGATTTGTCATCGATATTGGAAACACATTGAAGTCTACCTTGTAG
- the LOC114819560 gene encoding elongator complex protein 4-like isoform X1 yields MEWDMLSFLRSLRAMVRSSNAVAVVTFPPSLLLPSFSIRWQHMADTLLSVKAIPDEDKELEKLLTGYQDMVGLLNVHKVAQNNTQVPVILEATTYSMKLKRRRFMVLECLNQAPIDDSSGSSYGTSGSCSVSSKTGALDF; encoded by the exons ATG GAATGGGACATGCTTTCCTTTCTTAGATCTCTAAGAGCCATGGTCAGATCTTCAAATGCAGTTGCTGTTGTGACATTTCCACCTAGTCTTCTTTTGCCATCCTTCTCTATAAGATGGCAGCACATGGCAGACACCTTGCTATCGGTCAAAGCAATTCCAG ACGAGGACAAGGAATTGGAAAAGCTCCTTACTGGTTACCAGGACATGGTAGGGCTTCTCAATGTGCACAAAGTAGCACAGAATAATACACAG GTTCCTGTGATCCTTGAGGCAACAACGTACTCAATGAAGTTGAAAAGGCGGAGGTTTATGGTTTTAGAATGTCTAAACCAAGCCCCAATCGATGATTCAAGTGGGAGTTCGTATGGCACTTCGGGTAGTTGTTCTGTCTCCTCCAAAACTGGGGCTCTTGATTTTTAA
- the LOC114819560 gene encoding elongator complex protein 4-like isoform X2 has protein sequence MLSFLRSLRAMVRSSNAVAVVTFPPSLLLPSFSIRWQHMADTLLSVKAIPDEDKELEKLLTGYQDMVGLLNVHKVAQNNTQVPVILEATTYSMKLKRRRFMVLECLNQAPIDDSSGSSYGTSGSCSVSSKTGALDF, from the exons ATGCTTTCCTTTCTTAGATCTCTAAGAGCCATGGTCAGATCTTCAAATGCAGTTGCTGTTGTGACATTTCCACCTAGTCTTCTTTTGCCATCCTTCTCTATAAGATGGCAGCACATGGCAGACACCTTGCTATCGGTCAAAGCAATTCCAG ACGAGGACAAGGAATTGGAAAAGCTCCTTACTGGTTACCAGGACATGGTAGGGCTTCTCAATGTGCACAAAGTAGCACAGAATAATACACAG GTTCCTGTGATCCTTGAGGCAACAACGTACTCAATGAAGTTGAAAAGGCGGAGGTTTATGGTTTTAGAATGTCTAAACCAAGCCCCAATCGATGATTCAAGTGGGAGTTCGTATGGCACTTCGGGTAGTTGTTCTGTCTCCTCCAAAACTGGGGCTCTTGATTTTTAA